A genomic region of Zalophus californianus isolate mZalCal1 chromosome 1, mZalCal1.pri.v2, whole genome shotgun sequence contains the following coding sequences:
- the CX3CR1 gene encoding CX3C chemokine receptor 1 has protein sequence MPTHSPETILEYFEYDESAEACDMGDIVAFGTVFLSILYSLVFAFGLLGNLLVVFALTNSQKPKSITDIYLLNLALSDLLFVATLPFWTHYLLSEQGLHNAVCKLTTAFFFIGFFGGIFFITVISIDRYLAIVLAANSMHNRTVQHGVTISLGVWAAAILVAAPQFMFTKQKENECLGDYPEVLQELWPVLRNVEANLLGFLLPLLIMSYCYFRIMQTLFSCKNHKKAKAIKLIFLVVIMFFLFWTPYNIMIFLETLNLYDFFPSCDMKRDLRLALSVTETIAFIHCCLNPFIYAFAGEKFRRYLYHLYRKCLAVLCGRPVHVSFSPTESQTSRRESILSSNFTHHTSDGDGSIIL, from the coding sequence ATGCCCACCCACTCCCCTGAAACAATTTTAGAATACTTTGAGTACGATGAGTCTGCTGAAGCCTGTGATATGGGGGACATCGTGGCCTTTGGGACTGTCTTCCTGTCCATACTCTACTCCCTTGTCTTTGCCTTTGGCCTGTTGGGAAATTTGCTGGTGGTGTTTGCCCTCACCAACAGCCAGAAGCCCAAGAGCATCACAGACATTTACCTCCTGAATCTGGCCTTGTCTGATCTGCTCTTTGTAGCCACCTTACCCTTCTGGACTCACTACCTGTTAAGTGAACAAGGCCTTCACAATGCTGTGTGCAAACTCACCACCGCCTTCTTCTTCATCGGCTTTTTTGGAGGCATATTCTTCATCACTGTCATCAGCATTGATAGGTACCTGGCCATTGTCCTGGCAGCCAACTCCATGCACAACCGGACTGTGCAGCATGGCGTCACCATCAGCCTAGGCGTCTGGGCAGCAGCCATCTTGGTGGCAGCACCTCAGTTCAtgttcacaaaacaaaaagaaaacgaATGCCTCGGTGACTACCCTGAGGTCCTGCAGGAACTCTGGCCTGTCCTCCGCAACGTGGAAGCAAATTTGCTTggcttcctgctccccctgctcattatGAGTTACTGTTACTTCAGAATCATGCAGACACTGTTTTCCTGTAAGAACCACAAGAAAGCCAAAGCCATTAAACTGATCTTTCTGGTGGTCATcatgtttttcctcttctggacACCCTACAACATCATGATTTTCTTAGAGACACTTAATCTCTATGACTTCTTTCCCAGTTGTGACATGAAGAGGGATCTGAGGTTGGCCCTCAGTGTGACCGAGACAATTGCATTTATCCACTGTTGCCTCAATCCCTTTATCTATGCATTTGCTGGAGAGAAGTTCAGAAGATACCTCTACCACTTATATAGGAAATGTCTGGCTGTCCTGTGTGGTCGTCCTGTCCATGTCAGTTTCTCCCCAACTGAATCACAAACGAGCAGGCGGGAAAGCATTCTGAGCAGCAATTTTACTCACCACACCAGTGATGGAGATGGGTCCATCATTCTCTGA